The genomic segment GTGCATCCCTTGTGATGGGGTGAAGGAGATGGAAATCAGATATCACGCACACGTCGTCGACGCTTCTGGCACAGTACCTGGTATCCATGGTCCTGAGCCCGAGAGCACAAGTAGGCGCTTTCCCATCGTACCGCCCAAGCATCGTCGGTCCCTGTCAGAGGGCTTAAGATGACAATCCGGGGCTGTATAGAAAGAGTCACAGGTGGATTACATGCCCTCAGTACCtagtaacttattaaggcTGAGTAGTAACTAGCTCTGCGTCTTCAAATGTTACATGAACCTCACCACCACCGCTATCTTGTCTCTTGTGTTGTGCTCAACAATCGAGACGGGAGTTTTGTATGAAAAATAAGCCTTCGCTGAACCCCTCGACGGTCTCCATCACACATGCGCACTTCTCGCACTCCTCTCGTCTGGGCCTTTTCGGGTTTCCGACGTACATGCAAAGGCTCTCTGGGCACTTGGACGCCTGCTCTCTGCCCTCGCAACTCGCTAGTCTCTTGCGTTTCTGCCATCTCGTCCGGCACCTTGGGCACCAGTAAAGATGGAGTTCGCACATGTTTATAGCATTCGTGTGTGGTGAATACAGGCAAGAGTCAAGGTGGTTCTCGGTTTCAAGTAGGGCTTTTTAAATCAACCGGGAGAAGAAGGGTTGGTTGGAGATGTCTGCTCTATTCATAACGTTACCCAGCGGTTCGGCATCGTTTTATGAGAATTGGATTGCAAGTTAGGGGGAAGATACTCTGACTGGAACGGGAGAGACTTCTTCGCGTTTCGGTTTGCACTGAGGTGCAAACTCAGGGTCACTAGCCACAGTTTTCATATTGTACAACTTGTGGTTTGCTGAGACATCTTGCTTTGTGGAATACTCAACGCGGGTATGACAAACCTTCGCCAGTGGGTGAAGCCCATCACCTTCAATGCATCAGACCTTCACACTGGGCCGTATAGATGAATGAAATGTTTACAACACGAGTATTGCATCCCTCTTACCTTTGCGACCGATGGTCTAGCATGCTGAAGTCTCAGGCGCCGCTCATGCGATTCTTGTTGGATTGTATACTGCTTGGATCGCCATGTCACCATCTTCCAGTCTCTGATGGATGGGAACTTCCGCCATCTTTGAATTTGAGTTCTATTCGAAATTCATTCCAGGTTGAGGAGCTTGATTCACCTCCTACCTCGCTAGCTGGCCTCGGAAAAGACGAGGAAGATACATGCATCCCCATCCAAGGATAACTTTTTTCTCGCAAGCCCACTTTGAGCAGACGCTGCCGGAGTGCTTGTCCGCGATGACTGTACGACTGAGGCAGAAAGAACCCTCATAGGTAAATGATAACAACGACATTGCGTGATGAGGAGTCGATTCAGAATGGTCGACGAGTCGTACCCTGCAGCCAATCATGGCTGAGTTCATCCCGCCTTGCATACCCGAAATGCAACTCGAAAAGGAAAGGAGATTTTGCCATTTTGAAAGTGAATGAGACTGTGAAGGAAATGCGTGACGAGTACAATAACAATTTTGCAGGCCGTTCAGTGACAGCTTACCACGTCCAATGACCGCGCTACATCGTGGGTGAAAGGACGAGGCTAGAGTCCAGGCCTTTGGATACCATGTTGCTGGGGCATCGCATCACTTGAACCCTTTACATGATCTGATCCTGCGTCAAGCCTGCATGGACATCGGTGTCCATGCTATCACCACCACCTTGAGCGTTGAGGTATCTCACGAAGCTCAGTCCCAATGGCCGGCCACCATATTGGTACCCCTGGAACTTGGCGATTGCAGTCTCCGCGGTTTCTGCAGAATCGAAACGGACTACACCAGTCCCACGAGAGCGACCGCTCGGCTCGTACTGAATCTCGGCCTGCTCAACCTTTCCGATAGTGGTGAATAGCTCAACGAGATCCTCGTTGCTCGTGGACCAGGGAAGCTACCCAGTGTCAGTGTGGGTTTGCGGGGAACTGCGCAAGTGAACCTACGTTTCGTGTGTAAATGACCTCGCTGCGATCGGTTCCAGCGGTTGCGTAGTCAGTGAATGGGTTAGGAGGCACCGAAGGAGCGTTGCCAGCGTCAAAGCCACCTGGGCCACCGGGACCGCCGGGACCGCCGGGGCCGgggccaccgccgccgaaACCTCCACGACCGTAGCCGCCACCACCAAAGCCACCACGGCCGCCGCCAAATCCGCCTCGACCGTATCCGCCGCCGAAACCGCCTCGCATGCCACCGCCGAAGCCGCCTCGGCCTCCGAAGCCCATGGGCCCTCCTGCGCCAGCGAATCTGTCTTCACGGACTTCAAGAAGACGCCCCTGCCAGTCATAACCGTTGAACTGCTGAATGGCGTTGCGAGCGTCGTCGGGGTTCTCGAATACGACAATTCCCGATCCCTTGGGACGGCCGTCAGGTCCTAGATGAACATCTGCGCGGATGACGACTCCGTTGCGAGCTAGCACATTTGATAATAAGTCTCCAAGTTTCATCGCGAGGGACACCAATGGGTCTGATTGGCGAAGAGGCTTTGGGTGTTCTACTTACCAGCCTGTCGGAACAGGTCCTTGAGGTCTTGCCAGCCCACAGTGTAGGGAAGCTGTGAGCAGTTGCAGTCAGTATCGGGAAGCGTTAGAATCCTACGCCAAGACTAGGGGGAACAAACGTTGGCAACATAAATCTGTCGGCTGCCCCCTCCGGGATTGTagccgccgccaccgccgccgccgccgacgaaACCACCGGGGTTCATCCcaccgccaccaccaccaaagCCGCCGCGGTTGGCAGTGGCGCCGATGAAACGGGGTTCAGCTTCGCGATCCTATAAATCCATAGTTAGACAGCATTCGACGAACCACAAGGTACTATTCAGAACGTACCTCTCGAACGTAGACAAGTCGACCCATGAGGTTCTGGTTGCTGAGAGTGGCCACAGCGTTCTGGGCTTGGTCCCGCGTCGCATATTCCACAATTCTGTAATTTCGCCGTCAACATCTATCGCGGTTGAATCCGAGATGGCATGTGAACTTACCCGCATCCCTACATACACCCACGGACACAAGTCCCAACCCGTCAACCCAACGATTCCATCAATAGCCAGAGGGAAGAGTCCACAAAAGAAAAAACCAGCCATAGACTACGTGTAGAAGCCCACCTTCGACATTCCATTTGGAAGTAATAACACGTCGGCGAAGAGAACCTCTCCAGCTATATCATCCCAGCTAGTCAGCTTGCGCAACCTGGGCCGAAGTGCCAATGACTGCACTTACCCTGTCGCATGAAGTCCTTGAGATGATGCCACTTCACATCGTAGGAAAGGTTGCCGACGTAGACGCGGCGATCCTGTTGAGACGTTTCCCTAATGTTGCTCATCATTTGTTCGCGGGCGGCTGCGCGCTCCTCATACGATCGGTGTGGTGGTGCCCCTCCGTAGCCAGTGCTAGATCCTCCAGACGGAGCGCCGGTTCCAGTCATGGGGGAACGGTCTCTCCTTCCGCGGTATTCGTCTCTACTACGGGATCGGCTCCGAGGAGAGAAAGAACGGCGTCTTGATGCGCGGTTGGGACTGCGCGAACGTCCACGTCGAGGCGATCGAGATCTCTCCCTCTGTTGCAGATTAGCGATGAACGTCGCCATTGGCCGAAGCGTATATGCCCAGAGGACTGTGTTGGTGTTTCGCAAGTCACTTGACGTTGGTGAGAAGTGGTTGGCAGCAAGCGTGGTTTGATGGCATCAGGTTGGGTGAGGGGGTGAAATTTGGAGGCAGGGAGATGAACAAGGTAGGTAGATAGGTAGGTCTGTCTGCGAAGCACAGAAGGTACACCCGGAAGGCCAGCCGAACCAGGTCAGGCAGGCGCTGCACCACCTCCGACACTTTCCTCATCCCGAATGGCCAGACGGAAACAAGCAAGCGTCGGATGAGTCGCATAGCCACTGCAACTCGAGAAATGAAGGTGCAGTCGTGATGAAGTGCCTCCTAAGCTATGCCATCTTCTTTGAGACGGCGCGGCACAACTTGCGAGCAAGAGGCTGGTGGGAAGGGAGACCGCGGCGGAGGCACAGACACCGGCTCGGGCGGAGAGGAACGGGGGGAATACAGGGACAGGTACCGGCTCGACAATGATTCCGGACGGACGCTTTGAGTTTGGGACAACAGAAGGAACTGGGGTGATCTTACACTCACAGGTCGATAGGTGTCGCCGGAGTCAGCTACAAGAGATTGAGTTAGTTGGAACTGCCGGAAAGCTAGGAGATTCCCAGAGTATATGGGACAAAAAAGCAAGAGTAACACGAGAAGATGGCTAGGGAGATAGGgaggagagggagagaggaggagaagaagcaagAGAAGGAGGGTGCCGGCGAGGATATTTGGATACCTTACTCGAAAGGTGGGCAGCAGCGAAGAGGGACGAGGGGGGTACGAGGCCAGTCGGTGGAGAAGGAGTAGGAAGGAAATGCAGCTGGCGGACAATACGCAAGGAAGAAATGGTATTCGCTCCGTCTTTCctgctctctctttctctttctctctgtaGAGGAGGGGGTGGGAAAGCGAGGGGGAGGCAGAAGGGAGGGGTGGGTGGGAGAAGGAGGATGTGGCGGGGAGGGGGGAACCATCAAGCCTATGTAAGGCAAGAGAGATATGGGCTGGGCTGAGGCAGGCCGGCGTTCTTCTCACACATGTATGTAAGGCCTGGCATGAATTGATGGATCAACGGATGGGGGGGATTGGGATTGAACGGTTGGGTGGATGGAGGGATGTCCGCGTGTGTCCCAAGTCAGGCATGCGCGTGTACGAAGGGTGTACAAAAGGCAGACAGGCATGAGCGAGCGTACGTATATGTAGGGTAAGGCTGGACAATACTCCGTACTGTCCTGTCCTTACTTGTCCAGGACAGCGGCAGGAGGGAACGTGTGAGGCGagcgtaaggtaaggtaaggtaaggtaggggaGGTGACAGGAGCTGCTTGGAAGATGCTAGCTGCAGGACCTAGGGGGGTAGAGGGGGGTAGGAAAGTGTTCATGACAGCAATGGACGTGGTTTCCAAGCTGGAGAGGTGTTGCGTCGTTTCGGACCAACATGAGAGATGGAGTCGGCCTGGGCTCCTACTCCCGGACGAGTATGGAGACAAGAATAGAGCTCCAGCTTCAACCCTGTGCCAGAACGGGTCAAGTGAACATGATGGTGTACATCCGGATCGAGAGAGGGCCCATGTAACAAGGTAAAACGCGAATGGGTAATCATATAGGAGGAGGGGAAGGAAGCAAGTGAAGCCAATGCCATTTGAGCTCAGGGAGGGAAGGTACTTGAGGGCAATGAAGACGCGGTGAAGTTGCAGTCCGGTAGAGGATCAATGCTGGAAGGGAGAGCAGAACGCAGAGTAGGGAGAGTGACCATTCAAGGATAGATGGCAAGCCGCAAGCTACGAGCCGCACGACGACAAGCTGGTGATGAAGGTGGTGGTGCTGGGGGGCAACGAAGGGTAGGCAACAAATTGACGAGAAAATGAGAGATTCGATCACGACTTACCCATGGTGACGGACGACTCGGGCGAtgcggagagagagagggggtGAGAGTGGTAAAGATTGGTTGACGACTCGATACAGCGTATGTTGTGCCGTGTTGCGACGTGAGGCGTCGTTGGttcgttgctgctgctgtgttGCTTGCCGTGATGCGATACGTTGTGAAGTGATGTGACGCGCGCGCGTTACTGTCCTGAAGAGATACTTGAGGTCGGGTCAGGCAAGGTTAGGTATGCGTAGATGGAGAAGGGTGTTGAGGTAATGTGGGCGGCAGGCGCAAGGCGACCAAGgtcaggtaaggtaaggtcagGTCAGGTCCTGGCAGGGGAAAGGATGGATAGCGCAGAAATAAAGGACAACGGGCCCAGTCTCCCcgtgtgcgtgtgtgtgtttGCGTGTGGTGTGCGAGGTACGCGCGTGTGTGAGAGGTGAgagaggtgaggtgagggagagagagagaggaagaggTTGGGTGGGTAAGTGGTAAGGCactgagtgagtgagtgagtgactGACTGACTGACTGACTGACTGCGCGTGTCGGGTGTAGTGTAAAGGTGTGTGAGTGGACAGTGAGGTGGGCGGCGAAAGCAAAACGGAACGGAGTGATTCGACACGAGCTGGGTCGGAAGAACCTCAACGACGCGGCTTCGGAAACTGTGGCGCTCGCGTGGGGGCGGCGTCACTAGTCCCTTGGATGCTTGGATCCAGACGATATTGTTGGCGACTGGAGCTGAGGAAAGGTAGATTGCTTACCTGAGGTGAGCTACCTGGCCGTGAGCTAAGGTAAGGTCGGTGAGGTATGCTGGCTGCCTAGGTAGAGCAAGGTAGACCTCGGTCAGTATTCGGGCTCCAAGGTAAGGTGGTTTATCCAATGCTGAAGATGGTAACTGACAGAGGTGAAGTGGGTTTGCTGAGGAAGGCGTGATGATGCCAATGGAAGGACGACAGTGCCCAACTGTATTGAGCACTGGATCGATGGTTGGGGAACTTTTTGGCGAgggaaggtaaggtaaggtaaggaagGTAAAGAGGCACGGAGGATGTTGTGCCTTTCCGGTCTGCTaaggaaaaaagaaaaaaagaaaaaaagggcgAAATGCACGGCAGGCACGGTAcctacctaaggtaggtacgaGTACTGAGGTACGGAGTGATATGGGCAACAAGCCTGGGCGAGGCCACCTCTCAGCGCGAATGCAGCCAATTAGAAGCTCGGGAGCTGAAGAGGGAAGGCAGGCTCGAAGAGCGCCAGGCACCATCAGGCACCCATCATTGTTTGGTGGTCAAGCTTGACACCTTTCCTTGCCATAATTACTACATAGTACGTACATGCAAAGACCTACCTAAGGTATCCAAGGGCAAGGTGCCTACCTACCTCACCTACGCCGTAAAAGATGATACAAGCAAAGCAGGTGAAGTGTGAGAATACGGCGTTGGCGACTACCTAAGCACCTCAGGTATCGGATCTCATGATATTCACCTGTCCCGCCTACCTGTACCTAGTTACGGATACACCACGCATTGCTTACCTCGTTAGGTGCTCAGGTACGTTAGTGTAAGATTCACTACGcagtacctaccttagtgTCGCGTCGTCAAGAAGGGATAATCAAGGTACCTAAACTTCTTGGACTTTCTCTACAGTAGGTACTCACTCTGGATTCGACGTTGCGCCCGTAGCTCCCATCCTGATCCGTGCATAACCCGACGACTCTCCTGCGGTACGAGCTTTTTCACGTTCATTGGCCATTGGTGAGCTGTGCCTGTGGAGACGAGCTGCAGGTAATCATGTAATTAATGTGAACGCTGAACAGGCACAGCAGATGGCGGAGCTCCAGCACCCTCAGATGGCGAATCATGTTGGTAGAGAGAATCATCCAATTCATAAAAGTACGAATACTGCCTAGCATCGTGCTCTTCACTCTGGCAGCTTGCTGCAGCTACCTACCatctacggagtacctacCCGGGTACGGCAAGGTAACATCGACTGATACACTACAGAGCACACAGCAACTGAGCcaacacccccccccccccaaccTTTTCACCCCTCCATGAGTACCTGCTATTGCACAGTAGTAGTGAGGTCTGACGGTCCCGAATGGTGGCAGAAATGGATATTTCCCGACACTCGACGCCAAATCTACCATTGTCAAGTTACCATACTACTAGCATCTATCTACGGATGCCAATAAAGCACCACCAGCCACAGACCATGCAGATGGAAGGCATTTGACAGCCGTTTCACTTCGTTTGCTTTATCCCCAGAGTAAATCTCAGCCAGCCCTACAGGCTGCCTCGCgcgtaaggtaggtaagtacATGAATTGCCAAAGAGTCGAAAAACTCGACAGCATCGCGGTTTGAGGCATGGCACGGCCAAAGGACCTTGATGTTAATGGAAGATACCTACGCTAAGTGCCTGCTTGCCTACCTCAAGGTACTTCCCCACTCTGTCTACCAAGGTGTCACGTCTCCAGGACTATCCTCCCTGTCCAGTCGCAACCTTGAGGGCCATCGCGGTGGCTCTGCAGCCTCTGCTGAGAGTCGGTATCCAGTCTTCCATAACGGGTTGAATCATGACACCATGTAACAAGCACGGTCCGTTGGGTGTTTTTGACAAAGCCGGCAGGAGAGCCTTGGCCCGAATGTGGATCGCAAAGCACGTCTAACTGTGCAGCACTGCAGCTCCTAGCCACTGATGGACATTCCATCAGCTCGCCGGCGACTACCTTAGTACCTCAACCGTTCCGCTCTGTTTCCCACCCTAAGACGACCTTACCTATCAGTATCAATGCATTTCCTCGGCCCGTTGATGTGGTGGACTAGGTGTTACTTATTCGTGCCTATACGTTTTTCGGTGTTGGCTGCGACATATGGTTCACCAAGACGCAAACACAGCCTGCTGATACCGTGCACATAAGGTAAGTAGATCGGGCCATTTACAACTTGAAGGGGCGTGTTATATAGTGTTCAAATGATCACATTGACGTGGGTGCGTAAATGTGACCTGAATCTCAGCATCTGGAAACCAATCCAATCAGTCCAGTTGCTTGAATGGACCACCATATTGGCGCAGATGCTGTGTTACCATGGTGAGAAAAATGAGGCGTACCGCAGTTACtactaggtaaggtaggttgcCGCTTAGTTGTCCGTACTGAGAGCAACCCAAGTGTGGTTTTCTTACCTATTCGACTACTTCCACAATTAGGCACCGATAGAGAGGCTTCAATATGTATTCTTCCCAGCCTTCCATGTTCTTCGATGATACTTACTGCTCTGGATTCATAGACTATGTTTTGTTAATCTTTTAGCTTGGTGTTGGTGAATGATTAATTATCGTCATTGAAGTATGCCGACTCAAAGGCATAGGGTGAGGTACAGGGGGGGCTTAGCTTAATCCCTGGAGCAATTGGCCGATCCGAAGAGCCAGTGCGTGCAGGTATGTCGCCCGGGCGGGTTCACCCGAACAGTTCGGGATGGCTGAGCCAAGGAGAGGGAcgggcaaaaaaaaaaaaaaaaaaaaaaaaaaggaagccAGTCTAGAATCAGCCAACTTTCGTAGAAACCACAGGCTTGCAATACCCGTATGTCAAAGAgcccgcctcctcctcccccgtCGTCATGTCCGTTCCTTGCCGTCCGACTGCCAGGTTGGCCTTCCGCTCCCTGTGCCAATGTCCGAGAGCTTCCGCAGTCGCGCCTCGGACGACTCGTGCCTACCATTCCTACGACCACCCGGATCCGACAACAACCTTCCACCCCCACGAATCGACGATCCTCTCCGCCGCGTATAAGCATGTCCCAGAGTATGGCTTCTCACAAAAGGCCCTCGCCCTCGGCGCCAGGGATACTGGATACCTTGACATCAGCACCAGCGTGCTGCCGGACGGTCCTTTCAGCTTGATTCGATACCACCTCGTCACAAAACGTGAAGGCCTGGCCaacaaggagaaggaggtgTTCGGAGAGAGCTCGCAAGTTGGTATCAGTGAAAAAGTAGAACTCCTCACCTGGGAGCGGCTTTTAGAGAATAAGACCGTCATCGACCGTTGGCAAGAGGTGAGTACAACCCCTTTCTAGAGTCTGCTTGGGAGACTGTTCTGGCTTGATACTTATGATGGATGCAATAGGCCCTGGCGGTTATGGCACAACCGAGCTATGTGCCTGCTTCCCTCAAGGAACTCGCCAAGTTGGTCGATGAGATCTGGTTCCTTTCCGGCGACACTGCCGTCGACCCCTCTTGGTATACCAAGCGCGCCAGCCTGTCCATGATCTACGCGTCGAGCGAGCTGTTCATGACCAACGACAAGTCGGCCGGTTTCAAAGACACCAGAGCCTTCCTGCGGCGGCGACTGATTGAGGTCAAGGAAGCTGGTGGTGTTATGGGTTCTCTCGGACAGTGGGTTGGTTTCACAGCTAGCGTGGGTGTCAATGTTCTGAGGAGCAAGGGGAttcgaatctaggcctcctcaGCGGCAACGACATGTGTATAACAGGAAATACCGAGGCCCAGGTCTCGCTATGTATGCTATTGTATATTATTGTTTCTAGTACGCGGACTTTGTTGCTCGCTGATGATGTCCCTGACGCCCTTCCAGCCAGCCATCTCACTCAATGCTGAGCCGACACGTCCTAACTTAGGTAGATGAGCCCATGTCCATGACTATGAGGGGGGGTATGTTGCCCAAACGCCTGTCACTGCCAAGAAATCACTTGTCCCTTCACCCGCGCTTTTTGATAAACGAAAACTGATTAAGTTGAACGCCGTTGCTCATGGAATTGTGAACGAAATTAGCCAGCCGTGGCATCAAACCAACGTCCGCTGCCGGGGATCGGTTAAACTGTTACATGTGTTAGCCGCAATTCAAAGAGGAGCAAAGCGAGGGTTGTCCTCCAATGTAGAACAACGCACCGGATGATCTTGACGTCCTTGTCAAGCGTGGCTCGTCCTTCAATCGCATTTGGTGTAATCATGATGTACTGACGGGATACGGAGCGTCTAGCAGCGGTGATCTGAAAAGAAAGGGGTTCTTGTTAGCATAGTAGATACAATTATACGAAAATTACACGACTGGAAATCAGACTTACAAGCATGTTTGTGCTGATGGTACGGTTGACATTATCCATGAACACGTCAAATTCGTCCAGACATCGCAGGGGTGAGCCCATTGCCTCCCAAATGGCCAGCAGCATGCATATAGATGAGAATGATTTTTCACCACCTGACAACGTCTTTGTGCTCCGGCCAGCAGTGCCCTTGCGGGTTTCATCTGGTTCCACGAAAAGTTGCAGCCGGCGCTGCGGGTGGTCTATGGCAAGCTTGCCCCTGAAACCTCGCTCGCTCAACAAGTACTGGAAGCAGATGCGAGCACGTGCCGAGATATGTCGCTGGAACAGTCGCCACCTGTTCAGTCGATCTTCCAGATTGAGCTTGCCTGCCGCCTGCTCTTCCTGCTGGCCCTTATAAAGTTGCTGTGAAGCTTCATATGCAGCCTCAGCCCTAGCCGCACGTTCCTTGATCTCCTCGTCCGACGCCCCCAATCTTTGAGCCCTCTTCTCCAGCTGTTGGTGAATAACGGCGTACTTGCTCTCGATACTCCTATGAGTTTCGCCTTCCTCGATGTACACTCGCTGCGGCGCCTTGTCCATGGCTTGTTGAGTGAAGTTGGCGACCACTTCGGCTTGTTCGTCACGCCTCGTTTCTGCTCGTTCTCTCTTAAGCACCGCATCATCACGGTCCTGGAACGCGCGATTCTTTTCGAGAACTGCCATTTTGCGCAGGTCTTCCGCTTTCTGGACTGCGAGTTGCAACTTCGTGATTCGAGCCTGAAAATCTTTCATTCTCCCCTTCTCATCGGCAAGCGTCCTCTTGCACTCTTCGCATTTCTTATTGAGTTCATCTTGTCGCAGTCGCATTTCGC from the Colletotrichum lupini chromosome 3, complete sequence genome contains:
- a CDS encoding rpsU-divergently transcribed protein, whose amino-acid sequence is MSVPCRPTARLAFRSLCQCPRASAVAPRTTRAYHSYDHPDPTTTFHPHESTILSAAYKHVPEYGFSQKALALGARDTGYLDISTSVLPDGPFSLIRYHLVTKREGLANKEKEVFGESSQVGISEKVELLTWERLLENKTVIDRWQEALAVMAQPSYVPASLKELAKLVDEIWFLSGDTAVDPSWYTKRASLSMIYASSELFMTNDKSAGFKDTRAFLRRRLIEVKEAGGVMGSLGQWVGFTASVGVNVLRSKGIRI
- a CDS encoding RNP domain-containing protein: MATFIANLQQRERSRSPRRGRSRSPNRASRRRSFSPRSRSRSRDEYRGRRDRSPMTGTGAPSGGSSTGYGGAPPHRSYEERAAAREQMMSNIRETSQQDRRVYVGNLSYDVKWHHLKDFMRQAGEVLFADVLLLPNGMSKVGFYTIVEYATRDQAQNAVATLSNQNLMGRLVYVREDREAEPRFIGATANRGGFGGGGGGMNPGGFVGGGGGGGGYNPGGGSRQIYVANLPYTVGWQDLKDLFRQAARNGVVIRADVHLGPDGRPKGSGIVVFENPDDARNAIQQFNGYDWQGRLLEVREDRFAGAGGPMGFGGRGGFGGGMRGGFGGGYGRGGFGGGRGGFGGGGYGRGGFGGGGPGPGGPGGPGGPGGFDAGNAPSVPPNPFTDYATAGTDRSEVIYTRNLPWSTSNEDLVELFTTIGKVEQAEIQYEPSGRSRGTGVVRFDSAETAETAIAKFQGYQYGGRPLGLSFVRYLNAQGGGDSMDTDVHAGLTQDQIM